In a genomic window of Nitrospirota bacterium:
- a CDS encoding cytochrome c3 family protein gives MVRGKALWLWGWWLLSSAAFAGCLAFALTRGENKTVFMPGELTAGHHQLSQACRACHRNPFGGVESLQEACVECHGDVRKKPFDSHPKAKFTDPRNADRLGKIDALHCTTCHTEHRPEITAKNGLTQPADFCVHCHRDVAKDRPSHEGLAFSTCRDSGCHNFHDNQALYTDFLVKHLDEPATRPAAAVPAREFGSVVDAIVDYPRARYPRRALSLTDADGPDSPDNALNLRREWLDTAHSRSGVNCSACHVITREKAANPAWDDHPDQRGCGACHGLEVARFMKGKHGMRIERGLSPMTPAAARLPMVADAHEKPLTCTACHGAHAFDSRRAAAEACLGCHRDEHSLAYKASSHYRVWQQELAGTAPSGSGVSCATCHMPRVRMDVDEFVSRIVVDHNQSATLSPNSKMIRPACLHCHGLGFSIDALADPALITNNFAERPRTKVPTMSMAAEYDKAQREKRATQDGEADDLAGMFGF, from the coding sequence ATGGTCCGTGGAAAGGCGCTGTGGCTCTGGGGATGGTGGCTGCTATCGTCGGCCGCGTTTGCGGGCTGTTTGGCGTTCGCGTTGACGCGGGGGGAAAACAAGACCGTGTTCATGCCTGGTGAACTGACCGCGGGCCACCATCAATTGTCGCAGGCCTGCCGCGCGTGCCATCGCAATCCGTTCGGTGGGGTGGAGTCCCTCCAGGAGGCCTGCGTGGAGTGCCACGGCGACGTGCGCAAGAAGCCGTTCGACAGCCATCCCAAGGCTAAGTTCACCGACCCTCGCAACGCCGACCGTCTGGGGAAAATCGATGCCCTGCACTGCACCACCTGCCACACCGAACATCGGCCGGAGATCACTGCGAAGAACGGCCTCACCCAGCCGGCTGATTTCTGCGTCCATTGTCACCGCGATGTCGCCAAAGATCGTCCAAGCCACGAAGGCCTCGCGTTCAGCACGTGTCGAGATTCTGGCTGCCACAACTTTCACGACAACCAAGCCCTGTACACCGATTTCTTGGTCAAGCACCTGGACGAGCCGGCTACGCGCCCCGCAGCCGCGGTGCCGGCTCGGGAATTCGGCAGCGTGGTGGATGCGATCGTGGACTATCCCCGCGCTCGTTACCCCCGGCGGGCGTTGTCCCTAACGGATGCCGATGGACCGGACTCTCCGGATAACGCCCTCAACCTCAGACGTGAATGGCTCGACACGGCCCACAGCCGTTCCGGGGTCAACTGCAGCGCCTGCCACGTGATCACGCGCGAGAAAGCCGCCAACCCTGCATGGGACGATCACCCGGATCAGCGCGGGTGCGGGGCGTGCCACGGTCTTGAGGTCGCACGATTCATGAAGGGCAAACACGGGATGCGGATCGAGCGCGGCCTGTCTCCCATGACGCCCGCAGCCGCGCGCCTGCCCATGGTGGCCGATGCCCACGAGAAACCGCTCACGTGTACGGCCTGCCACGGCGCCCACGCGTTCGATTCGCGCCGCGCCGCAGCGGAGGCTTGCCTCGGCTGCCACCGCGACGAGCACAGCCTGGCGTACAAAGCGTCTTCCCACTATCGGGTGTGGCAACAAGAACTGGCCGGGACCGCGCCTTCGGGATCAGGGGTATCCTGCGCCACCTGTCACATGCCGCGCGTCCGCATGGACGTGGACGAGTTCGTGAGCCGGATCGTGGTGGACCATAACCAGAGCGCCACCTTGTCCCCGAACTCCAAGATGATCCGTCCCGCGTGTCTGCATTGCCACGGCCTGGGTTTTTCCATCGACGCGCTGGCAGACCCCGCGTTGATCACGAACAACTTTGCGGAACGACCCCGCACCAAGGTGCCAACCATGTCCATGGCCGCGGAGTACGACAAGGCGCAACGAGAGAAACGCGCGACACAGGACGGCGAGGCCGACGATCTCGCGGGGATGTTCGGCTTCTGA
- a CDS encoding ABC transporter permease, which translates to MKGPALLLRSAAVLKGLIVPLVGVSVFLILWQMAAPRIDTSLGKFPGPVEVWSQARNLVDEHNQERAKAAAFYERQEERNQALLAEDANAEIKRREYTGKDTFFDQIWTSLYTAMTGFLLASVIAIPFGILIGLSSGVYAAVNPLIQVFKPVSPLAWLPLVTMVVSAVYVSQEPMFAKSFLNSMFTVLLCSLWPTLINTAVGVVSVSNDLNNVSKVLRLSWLTHVRRIVLPSAIPMVFTGLRLSLGTAWMVLIAAEMLAQNPGLGKFVWDEFQNGSSNSLGRIMVAVLVIGSIGFVLDRSMLTLQKLVSWDKSAVLR; encoded by the coding sequence ATAAAGGGTCCTGCGTTGCTTCTACGGTCGGCTGCCGTTCTAAAGGGCCTGATCGTCCCACTCGTCGGAGTGTCGGTGTTCCTGATTTTGTGGCAGATGGCTGCTCCACGAATCGATACGTCTCTCGGGAAGTTTCCCGGTCCGGTAGAGGTCTGGTCCCAGGCGCGAAACCTCGTGGATGAACACAATCAGGAGCGTGCCAAAGCAGCGGCGTTCTATGAGCGCCAAGAGGAACGCAACCAAGCCCTGTTGGCCGAGGACGCGAACGCCGAGATCAAGCGGCGAGAGTACACGGGGAAAGACACCTTTTTCGATCAGATCTGGACCAGCCTCTACACCGCGATGACGGGGTTCTTGCTGGCGTCGGTGATCGCCATACCGTTCGGGATTTTGATCGGGCTCAGTTCCGGGGTGTACGCGGCGGTGAATCCGCTGATCCAAGTCTTCAAGCCCGTATCACCGCTCGCGTGGCTCCCGCTGGTGACGATGGTGGTGAGCGCGGTGTACGTGAGTCAGGAGCCGATGTTTGCCAAATCGTTCCTGAACTCCATGTTCACCGTGTTGCTGTGCAGTCTGTGGCCGACCCTGATCAACACCGCCGTGGGCGTGGTGAGCGTGAGCAACGATCTCAACAATGTCAGCAAAGTGCTCCGCCTCAGTTGGTTGACGCACGTGCGAAGGATCGTGCTGCCGTCCGCGATTCCCATGGTGTTCACGGGGCTGCGCCTCAGCCTGGGGACCGCGTGGATGGTGCTCATTGCCGCAGAAATGTTGGCCCAGAATCCAGGCCTCGGGAAATTCGTCTGGGACGAATTCCAGAACGGCAGCTCCAATTCGCTGGGCCGCATCATGGTGGCGGTGCTCGTTATCGGGTCGATCGGCTTTGTCTTGGATCGCTCCATGCTCACGCTGCAGAAACTGGTCTCGTGGGACAAGTCGGCCGTGCTGCGCTAG
- a CDS encoding FAD-dependent oxidoreductase translates to MVFATAKRAPSATETAEVPAIGPLPTVIVGMGPVGISTARELLTRDPRHPVVLYGNEPWQPYDRVKLSALLAGEVGYTALINQLVVPDDHHVVQRHSCEVVAIDRDACTVTDSTGEVQPYSNLVLAVGSRPRIPAIPGIDRLGVYTFRNLSNAQALLARRVRSRHTVVLGGGLLGLEVARAMQRDHTQVTVIEHNARLMWQQLDDEAGEILRRHVVSLGISVVLADGVKEILGNDRVTAVRLASGRTVECDTLVVAVGIIPNVDLAAAHGLSIGRGIRVNDRMQTTDPRIYAVGECAEHRGRTYGLVAPGLEQSAVAAHCILGGASRYNGSIAATRLKVIDRPLFSIGAVNEMDLSPSLRCITYARPESGVYCKLVLDRGRAVGAIVLGQAAGLARIQELVMLKRRVWPWQLARFRRRGEVWCSGTGRCVGQWPSRMVVCTCTGVTRGALSAAAAAGCATVEALATATRASTVCGSCRPLLVELLGGTAAIQPAAAFRTLIVIAVLVLVASAGVVGPWVISFSTTTHLAWAWDQLWRDAVLKQASGFTLVGLSALLALFSFRKRVVRGSPTRYGRWRTGHVVLGGVAALILVAHTGLRMGSNLNWWLMASFVGMVASGAAASLVMGLEHRLPPDSARRVRANAVWLHLVWLWPVPVLLAFHVLKSYYF, encoded by the coding sequence ATGGTATTCGCCACAGCTAAACGCGCGCCCAGCGCAACAGAGACGGCCGAGGTTCCGGCAATCGGTCCCCTCCCGACGGTGATCGTGGGGATGGGACCGGTGGGGATTAGCACGGCGCGGGAGCTCCTCACGCGCGATCCCCGGCATCCGGTGGTGCTGTACGGCAACGAGCCGTGGCAACCCTACGATCGGGTCAAGCTCTCGGCATTGTTGGCTGGCGAGGTCGGTTACACCGCGCTGATCAACCAGCTCGTGGTCCCCGACGACCATCACGTGGTCCAGCGCCATTCCTGCGAAGTCGTGGCCATAGACAGAGACGCGTGCACGGTGACGGACTCGACCGGGGAGGTGCAGCCGTACTCCAACCTGGTACTGGCGGTCGGATCCCGACCCAGGATTCCGGCCATTCCCGGCATTGATCGCCTCGGAGTCTATACCTTTCGCAACCTGAGCAACGCGCAGGCCTTGCTCGCCCGGCGCGTCCGGAGCCGACACACCGTGGTGTTGGGCGGAGGACTGCTCGGGCTGGAAGTGGCCCGCGCCATGCAGCGCGATCACACCCAGGTCACGGTCATCGAGCACAACGCGCGTTTGATGTGGCAGCAGCTCGACGATGAAGCCGGTGAAATATTGCGACGGCACGTGGTCTCGTTAGGGATTTCGGTCGTGCTTGCGGACGGGGTGAAGGAGATCCTTGGGAACGATCGCGTGACCGCGGTCCGGCTTGCGAGCGGGCGGACCGTCGAATGCGACACGCTGGTCGTGGCGGTCGGCATCATCCCCAACGTGGATCTTGCGGCCGCGCACGGCTTGAGCATCGGGCGAGGCATCCGGGTCAACGATCGCATGCAAACCACCGACCCCAGGATCTACGCGGTGGGCGAGTGCGCCGAACACCGCGGACGGACCTACGGTCTCGTGGCACCCGGCCTGGAACAGAGCGCGGTGGCGGCCCACTGCATCCTCGGGGGCGCATCGCGCTACAACGGTTCGATTGCGGCGACCAGGCTCAAAGTGATCGATCGACCGTTGTTCAGTATCGGCGCGGTCAACGAGATGGATCTCTCGCCGTCGCTGCGGTGCATCACCTACGCACGTCCGGAATCAGGGGTGTACTGCAAGCTCGTGCTGGATCGGGGACGCGCGGTCGGCGCCATCGTTTTGGGACAGGCCGCCGGATTGGCCCGGATCCAGGAACTCGTGATGTTGAAGCGACGGGTGTGGCCCTGGCAGCTGGCGCGCTTCCGGCGGCGCGGCGAGGTTTGGTGTTCCGGAACGGGCCGGTGCGTGGGCCAATGGCCGTCGCGGATGGTGGTGTGCACGTGCACGGGTGTCACGCGCGGGGCCCTGAGCGCCGCGGCGGCGGCGGGGTGTGCCACCGTGGAGGCGTTGGCGACCGCCACGCGTGCATCGACCGTGTGCGGAAGCTGCCGGCCCTTGCTCGTCGAGTTGCTCGGAGGAACGGCGGCGATTCAACCTGCGGCCGCGTTCCGTACGCTGATCGTGATCGCGGTGTTGGTCCTGGTTGCCTCGGCCGGAGTTGTGGGTCCGTGGGTCATTTCCTTCAGTACGACCACGCACCTGGCTTGGGCGTGGGATCAACTCTGGCGCGACGCGGTCCTCAAGCAAGCGTCGGGGTTCACGCTGGTGGGACTGTCGGCACTGCTCGCGCTCTTCAGTTTTCGCAAACGCGTGGTCCGCGGTTCCCCCACGCGCTACGGGCGATGGAGGACGGGGCACGTGGTCCTTGGAGGCGTGGCAGCCCTGATCTTAGTCGCGCACACCGGCCTGCGCATGGGATCGAACCTGAATTGGTGGCTGATGGCCTCGTTCGTCGGCATGGTGGCGTCGGGCGCGGCGGCAAGTCTGGTCATGGGGCTGGAACACCGCCTGCCGCCGGACTCGGCGCGGCGGGTGCGGGCCAACGCGGTGTGGCTTCACCTGGTGTGGTTGTGGCCCGTGCCGGTGTTGCTGGCGTTCCATGTGCTCAAGTCCTACTACTTCTGA
- a CDS encoding globin family protein — protein sequence MTPEQITLVQSSFKQVAPIADQAAALFYGRLFELDPELKALFKGDMVEQGKKLMQMISVAVNGLTRLDEIVPAVQQLGKRHVGYGVTPGHYDTVGAALIWTLELGLGKSFTPQVKDAWVAAYTLLSGVMIDAAKAAEVPV from the coding sequence ATGACTCCGGAACAGATCACATTGGTCCAGAGCAGTTTCAAGCAGGTCGCCCCGATCGCCGATCAGGCTGCGGCGCTCTTCTACGGCCGCCTGTTCGAGCTCGATCCCGAGCTCAAAGCGCTCTTCAAGGGCGACATGGTCGAGCAGGGGAAAAAGCTGATGCAAATGATCAGCGTGGCGGTTAACGGTCTCACCAGGCTGGACGAGATCGTGCCGGCTGTCCAACAGTTGGGGAAACGTCACGTGGGGTACGGCGTCACGCCGGGACATTACGACACGGTGGGAGCCGCCCTGATCTGGACACTGGAGCTGGGGCTGGGGAAATCGTTCACCCCCCAGGTGAAGGACGCGTGGGTCGCGGCCTACACGCTGCTGTCGGGCGTGATGATCGACGCGGCCAAGGCCGCCGAGGTACCGGTGTAA
- a CDS encoding ABC transporter ATP-binding protein — MPQLELTGLSMDFPAPAGSFRALDNINLKINRGEFISLIGHSGCGKSTVLNIVAGLYRATEGGAILDGKEITEPGPERAVVFQNHSLLPWLTAYQNVELAVKRVFKGKKTKAEMRDWIVHNLQLVHMEHALDKRPDQISGGMKQRVGIARALAMEPAILLMDEPFGALDALTRAQLQDSLMEIHSKLGNTVIMITHDVDEAVLLSDRIVMMTNGPSATIGEVLTVDLPRPRDRVALANSPQYNRFRHAVLHFLYAKIHERPADEKSTKPHGRPYANEPTKVVTV, encoded by the coding sequence ATGCCCCAGCTCGAATTGACGGGACTGTCCATGGATTTCCCCGCTCCGGCGGGTTCTTTCAGAGCTCTGGACAACATCAATCTGAAGATCAACCGGGGTGAGTTCATCTCGCTGATCGGCCATTCCGGCTGCGGTAAGTCGACGGTCTTGAACATTGTCGCGGGCCTCTATCGCGCCACCGAAGGCGGAGCCATACTCGACGGAAAGGAAATCACGGAGCCCGGACCGGAGCGCGCGGTCGTGTTTCAAAACCATTCGCTCCTCCCCTGGCTCACCGCGTACCAAAATGTCGAACTGGCGGTCAAGCGCGTGTTCAAGGGCAAAAAGACCAAAGCGGAGATGCGGGATTGGATCGTCCATAATCTTCAACTGGTCCACATGGAACACGCGCTGGACAAGCGCCCGGATCAGATCTCCGGGGGAATGAAGCAGCGAGTCGGGATCGCGCGCGCGCTGGCGATGGAGCCGGCCATCTTGCTGATGGACGAGCCCTTTGGCGCTCTGGACGCTCTGACCAGGGCCCAGTTACAGGACTCGTTGATGGAGATCCACTCGAAATTGGGCAATACCGTGATCATGATCACCCACGATGTGGACGAAGCGGTGTTGTTGTCCGATCGAATCGTGATGATGACCAATGGGCCCTCCGCCACGATCGGGGAGGTATTGACCGTTGATCTTCCGAGACCGCGGGACCGGGTCGCACTGGCCAATAGCCCGCAGTACAACCGCTTTCGGCACGCTGTTCTGCACTTTCTCTATGCCAAAATCCACGAGAGGCCTGCGGACGAAAAGTCCACCAAACCTCACGGTCGCCCGTACGCCAACGAGCCTACCAAGGTTGTAACCGTCTAA
- a CDS encoding DUF3365 domain-containing protein has translation MQRKWSAGVGLACAVVLMTAGGATLAASDSAEMVPVKVMADALHLVLDSDRSVYTQKIVNRLVMKEKVIKASEHFEDDKAVPLPAQMFRFGSELAKERAQKLEGVDFSYSLQSLWPVNKQNAPKTQAEKTGLQYVADNTGKTYYTKEDLGGRTYFTAVYPDIAVAPVCVACHNAHPDSPKKDFKMGDVMGGVVIRIPLNG, from the coding sequence ATGCAACGAAAGTGGAGTGCTGGGGTTGGGTTGGCATGTGCGGTGGTTCTCATGACCGCGGGAGGGGCGACGCTCGCGGCTTCCGACAGCGCGGAAATGGTGCCGGTCAAGGTGATGGCGGACGCGCTGCACCTCGTCTTGGACTCGGACCGCAGCGTCTACACCCAAAAGATCGTCAACCGGCTGGTCATGAAGGAAAAGGTGATCAAGGCGTCGGAGCACTTCGAAGACGACAAGGCGGTTCCCCTGCCGGCGCAGATGTTTCGTTTCGGGTCCGAGCTGGCCAAGGAGCGCGCGCAGAAACTCGAGGGCGTGGATTTCAGTTACTCGCTTCAGTCGCTGTGGCCGGTGAACAAACAAAACGCGCCCAAGACCCAGGCGGAAAAGACGGGGCTGCAGTACGTGGCGGACAATACCGGGAAGACCTACTACACCAAAGAAGACTTGGGCGGCAGAACGTACTTCACGGCGGTCTACCCCGACATCGCGGTCGCGCCCGTGTGCGTGGCCTGCCACAACGCCCATCCGGATTCGCCCAAAAAAGACTTCAAGATGGGTGACGTCATGGGCGGCGTGGTGATTCGAATTCCGTTGAACGGCTGA
- a CDS encoding MFS transporter has translation MFNLQEFRRAGHWPTLVAAFLYFDLSFMVWVVLGPLSLYLTRDLQLGVGEQFSIVAIPILCGAALRVPLGLLADYLGPKRTGQLGQLIVMVGLAYAWLIGLHSKLAVELMGVVLGVAGASFAVALPQASRWYPPRYQGLVMGIAGAGNMGVVLDALVVPSLAERFGWQSVFGVLLVPVTIVFFLYTWMAKDAPDQRAPVAWRRYAAVLADNDTWWFMGFYSITFGGFVGLSSALPLYFTHWYHVSGVTAGLMAALVVFAGSIFRPAGGWLADRFGGIRTLQLLFAVVGCAYLTVAWMPEGPRPASGGWTLDSLPGIAWTSVAVFFVGAMALGMGNGSVFQLVPLRFRHEIGVTTGLVGAAGGVGGFVLAKTLGWSAGLTGGFTLGFLLFSGFALVGLVGLVAVKARWRTTWGAVSGARV, from the coding sequence GTGTTCAACCTGCAGGAGTTTCGTCGCGCCGGTCACTGGCCCACGCTGGTGGCGGCATTTTTATATTTTGATCTGAGTTTCATGGTCTGGGTGGTCCTGGGCCCGTTGTCGCTCTATCTGACCCGCGACCTCCAATTGGGGGTTGGCGAGCAGTTCTCGATCGTCGCCATCCCTATTCTGTGCGGCGCCGCGCTCAGAGTCCCGCTCGGGCTGCTGGCCGATTACCTTGGTCCCAAGCGCACCGGTCAATTGGGCCAACTGATCGTCATGGTCGGGCTGGCGTACGCGTGGTTGATCGGCCTGCACAGCAAACTTGCCGTTGAATTAATGGGGGTAGTCTTGGGCGTAGCCGGGGCGAGTTTTGCCGTGGCGTTACCCCAGGCCAGCCGGTGGTATCCGCCCCGGTACCAAGGCTTGGTCATGGGGATTGCCGGTGCGGGCAACATGGGCGTGGTGCTTGACGCCTTGGTGGTGCCGTCGTTGGCCGAGCGGTTTGGGTGGCAATCCGTGTTCGGGGTGCTGCTGGTTCCGGTGACGATCGTGTTTTTTCTGTATACGTGGATGGCCAAAGACGCTCCGGATCAACGGGCGCCGGTCGCGTGGCGCCGGTACGCCGCGGTGTTGGCGGACAACGACACCTGGTGGTTCATGGGATTTTACTCCATCACATTCGGCGGGTTTGTGGGCCTGAGCAGCGCCCTCCCGTTGTATTTCACGCACTGGTATCATGTGTCCGGCGTCACCGCCGGACTGATGGCGGCCTTGGTGGTGTTCGCCGGGTCGATTTTCAGACCGGCCGGCGGCTGGCTGGCGGATCGATTCGGCGGCATTCGGACGTTGCAATTGCTGTTTGCAGTGGTGGGGTGCGCGTATCTGACGGTGGCCTGGATGCCCGAGGGGCCTCGCCCCGCAAGCGGGGGGTGGACGCTTGATTCACTGCCGGGGATCGCGTGGACATCGGTGGCGGTCTTTTTCGTAGGGGCCATGGCGTTGGGGATGGGCAATGGGTCGGTCTTTCAGTTGGTTCCCCTGCGGTTTCGCCATGAAATCGGCGTGACCACCGGGTTGGTCGGCGCGGCCGGGGGCGTGGGCGGATTCGTGCTCGCCAAGACGCTCGGGTGGTCGGCCGGGCTCACCGGAGGCTTCACCCTGGGGTTTCTGCTCTTTTCGGGTTTTGCGCTGGTGGGGTTGGTGGGGCTCGTGGCGGTGAAGGCTCGCTGGAGGACGACGTGGGGTGCGGTATCCGGCGCGCGGGTCTGA